One Prochlorococcus marinus XMU1412 genomic window carries:
- a CDS encoding polysaccharide deacetylase family protein, with translation MSISSYTKKVIKFAGFNILSNPLRINNRLKKIKAKRYLTILNLHRVDNNDKSAYPPLNPKIFESLIQFLLKNYEFTSFLELEKDKFDKKKLPSKPKVILSFDDGYKDFINIAHPILLKYGIRSNQNIIPSCIDKQRPPFNVILQDFLGKANIDELEELKIPNFKFNKSNNIVKEGARLSSFVKNNTFQKQLEIEKYCLDRLGDDLYKYSTEMMNKSDIKEIMKFHDIGVHSFFHSNMSCETDEFFKNDIDLCSKWFEHNFCEKPYIYAFPNASYKKSNLKIAKEKGYTQILLVNNNFSNNNNSVHNRFAFHAYSEQEMIYRSLGFLRNI, from the coding sequence ATGAGCATTTCTAGTTATACAAAAAAGGTTATTAAATTTGCAGGATTTAATATTTTATCTAATCCCCTGAGAATTAATAATAGACTTAAAAAAATTAAAGCAAAGAGATATTTAACTATTTTAAATCTGCATAGAGTTGACAATAATGATAAATCTGCATATCCACCCTTAAACCCAAAAATTTTTGAGAGCCTTATTCAATTTTTATTGAAAAATTACGAGTTTACAAGTTTTTTAGAATTAGAGAAAGATAAATTCGACAAAAAAAAATTACCTTCAAAACCAAAAGTAATTTTATCTTTTGATGATGGATATAAAGATTTTATAAATATTGCACATCCAATCTTATTGAAGTACGGGATTAGATCAAATCAAAATATAATTCCATCATGTATTGATAAACAAAGACCTCCTTTTAATGTAATTCTTCAGGATTTTCTAGGAAAAGCTAATATCGATGAACTTGAGGAATTGAAAATACCAAATTTCAAGTTCAACAAAAGCAATAATATTGTAAAAGAGGGTGCAAGATTATCATCATTTGTCAAAAATAATACGTTCCAAAAACAGCTTGAAATTGAGAAATATTGCTTGGATCGATTAGGAGATGACTTATATAAATATTCAACTGAAATGATGAATAAGTCTGATATCAAAGAAATAATGAAATTTCATGATATAGGTGTTCACTCATTTTTTCATTCAAACATGAGTTGTGAAACTGATGAATTTTTTAAAAATGATATTGATTTATGCTCTAAGTGGTTCGAACATAATTTTTGTGAAAAACCTTATATTTACGCTTTTCCAAATGCTTCATATAAGAAATCAAATTTAAAGATTGCGAAGGAAAAAGGATATACTCAAATCTTACTTGTAAATAACAATTTTTCTAATAATAATAATAGTGTTCATAATAGATTTGCATTTCATGCTTATTCTGAACAAGAAATGATTTATAGGTCTCTTGGTTTTTTAAGAAATATATGA
- a CDS encoding VTC domain-containing protein, translated as MIPRIEQKFNLRPCNYKFFLGWLMDHNFKMLYPERIVSSIYFDNFNLACFHDTREGITPRRKIRIRGYDSPYPFKTDRHFSFEKKFSSGISRSKLQQVFDLREVKDCLNFGVFDQQYGFCSPLVLISYTREYFVSDNLRVTIDRDIKYSMAADPFECIVDEEYVMEIKTSINTSLESIANKFCFPCSRFSKYERAIEHLDDSHLMTVRHKSIFNSPIF; from the coding sequence ATGATTCCAAGAATTGAGCAAAAATTTAATTTAAGACCATGTAATTACAAATTTTTTCTTGGCTGGTTAATGGATCATAACTTTAAAATGTTGTATCCGGAAAGGATTGTCTCCTCCATATATTTTGACAACTTTAACCTTGCTTGCTTTCATGACACGAGAGAGGGAATCACTCCACGTCGGAAGATTCGTATCCGTGGTTATGATTCACCTTATCCTTTTAAAACCGATAGACATTTTAGTTTTGAGAAAAAGTTTAGTAGCGGCATAAGTCGTTCCAAGCTCCAACAAGTTTTCGATTTACGCGAAGTTAAAGACTGTTTAAATTTTGGAGTTTTTGATCAACAATATGGATTCTGTTCCCCTCTTGTTCTGATAAGTTACACTCGTGAATATTTTGTAAGCGATAATCTAAGAGTCACGATAGATAGAGATATAAAATATTCGATGGCTGCAGATCCTTTTGAATGCATCGTTGATGAAGAGTATGTTATGGAGATTAAAACCTCTATCAATACAAGTCTTGAGTCCATTGCAAATAAATTTTGCTTCCCATGTTCTAGGTTTTCAAAATATGAAAGAGCAATAGAGCATCTAGATGATTCTCATTTAATGACCGTAAGACATAAATCTATATTTAATAGTCCAATTTTCTAA